One window from the genome of Candidatus Didemnitutus sp. encodes:
- a CDS encoding inorganic phosphate transporter, protein MTIFLIVLGAALVFEYINGFHDAANAIATVVSTKVLTPRQAIMLAAFFNLVGALAGTAVAKTISGGIVEGGVVTMVTILAALIAAIVWNLLTWWLGLPSSSSHALIGGLCGAALATANDNWSVLVWSTVDKKGAAAGLWPKVVAPMFSSPVAGFIGGAILMFLLLLVVKHWTPRFVNYWFGKAQLASAAMMGFSHGSNDAQKTMGIITLALATGTAQGVFKDLPPWADFLRVAEFKEIPMWVVVVCALTMAAGTAAGGWRIIRTMGHKMVKLQPVHGFAAETTAAAIIHVASGLGIPVSTTHVISTSIMGVGAVKRFGAVKWGVVERIVWAWVLTLPVCGLLGYAAEMTLRHFGYK, encoded by the coding sequence ATGACCATCTTCCTGATCGTCCTCGGCGCGGCGCTGGTGTTCGAATACATCAACGGTTTTCACGACGCCGCGAACGCCATCGCCACCGTCGTCTCGACCAAGGTCCTCACGCCCCGCCAGGCCATCATGCTGGCGGCGTTCTTCAATCTCGTCGGCGCCCTCGCCGGCACCGCCGTCGCCAAAACCATCAGCGGCGGCATCGTCGAGGGCGGCGTCGTCACGATGGTGACGATCCTCGCCGCGTTGATCGCCGCGATCGTGTGGAACCTGCTGACCTGGTGGCTCGGCCTGCCCTCGAGCTCCAGTCACGCGCTCATCGGCGGCCTCTGCGGTGCGGCCTTGGCCACTGCCAACGACAACTGGTCCGTGCTCGTCTGGTCGACCGTCGACAAGAAGGGCGCGGCGGCCGGCCTCTGGCCGAAGGTCGTCGCCCCGATGTTCAGTTCGCCGGTCGCGGGTTTCATTGGCGGCGCGATCCTGATGTTTCTCCTGTTGCTCGTCGTGAAACACTGGACACCGCGCTTCGTGAACTACTGGTTCGGCAAGGCGCAGCTCGCCAGTGCCGCGATGATGGGCTTCAGCCACGGCTCGAACGACGCGCAGAAGACGATGGGCATCATCACGCTCGCGCTCGCCACCGGCACCGCGCAGGGCGTCTTCAAGGATCTGCCGCCGTGGGCCGACTTTCTCCGCGTCGCCGAGTTCAAGGAAATCCCCATGTGGGTCGTGGTCGTTTGCGCGCTGACCATGGCCGCCGGCACCGCGGCAGGCGGCTGGCGCATCATCCGCACGATGGGCCACAAGATGGTCAAACTGCAGCCTGTGCACGGCTTCGCCGCTGAAACCACGGCGGCGGCGATCATTCACGTCGCTTCCGGCCTCGGCATTCCGGTTTCCACCACGCACGTCATTTCGACCTCCATCATGGGCGTCGGCGCGGTGAAGCGCTTCGGCGCCGTCAAATGGGGCGTCGTCGAGCGCATCGTGTGGGCTTGGGTGCTGACGCTCCCCGTGTGCGGCCTGCTCGGCTACGCCGCGGAAATGACGCTCCGGCATTTCGGCTACAAGTGA
- the phoU gene encoding phosphate signaling complex protein PhoU, with protein MKRFFDAELEALRTDLLQMGDRAIDQTRRAVRALAEGDLALADKVIAADDEIDKFEVKIDEEAIRYMTLRGPIASELRLVIVGMKASHDLERVGDEATSIARRARKLAIEPKVELYADIPRMANIALEMLRDALDCFVHEDEQKALAVIRRDPEVDNINRLVYRRLTSYMIEKPETIAWALELMFVSKSIERIADHATNISEEMIYLVRGKDVRHSEEIKQAVQQQTPPAGK; from the coding sequence ATGAAACGCTTTTTCGACGCCGAACTCGAAGCTCTCCGCACCGACCTGCTCCAGATGGGCGATCGCGCCATCGACCAGACCCGCCGCGCCGTGCGCGCGCTCGCCGAGGGCGACCTCGCGCTGGCCGACAAGGTCATCGCCGCCGACGACGAGATCGACAAGTTCGAGGTGAAGATCGACGAAGAGGCGATCCGCTACATGACCCTCCGCGGACCGATCGCCTCCGAGCTGCGCCTGGTCATCGTCGGCATGAAGGCTTCGCACGACCTCGAGCGCGTGGGCGACGAGGCGACGAGCATCGCCCGCCGGGCCCGCAAGCTCGCGATCGAGCCCAAGGTCGAGCTTTACGCCGACATCCCGCGCATGGCCAACATCGCGCTCGAGATGCTGCGCGATGCGCTCGACTGCTTCGTCCACGAGGACGAGCAGAAGGCCCTTGCGGTCATCCGCCGCGATCCGGAGGTCGATAACATCAACCGCCTCGTTTACCGCCGCCTCACCAGCTACATGATCGAGAAGCCCGAGACCATCGCCTGGGCGCTCGAGCTGATGTTCGTCTCGAAGTCGATCGAGCGCATTGCCGATCACGCCACGAACATCTCGGAGGAGATGATCTACCTCGTGCGCGGCAAGGACGTCCGCCACTCCGAGGAGATCAAGCAGGCGGTCCAGCAGCAGACTCCGCCCGCCGGCAAGTGA
- a CDS encoding phosphate ABC transporter ATP-binding protein, translating into MSEPASPSPSLRSISVTGPTPASATVNGAAPSPRALIEIDDVDFCYGASQALHDITLNIREREVTAFIGPSGCGKSTLLRCLNRMNDLIDGARVTTGQIRIDGVDIHDPRVDVIELRKRVGMVFQKSNPFPKSIYENITYGLRIQGVKNKARLDEVVEKSLRGAALWDEVKDRLHQSALGLSGGQQQRLCIARAIAVEPEIILMDEPCSALDPIATAKVEELIHELKSKFTIVIVTHNMQQAARCSDRTAFFYLGRLIEYSETRTIFMNPANPQTEAYVSGRFG; encoded by the coding sequence ATGTCCGAACCCGCTTCTCCGTCCCCTTCGCTCCGGTCGATCAGCGTGACGGGCCCGACGCCTGCCAGCGCCACCGTGAATGGCGCCGCGCCCTCACCGCGCGCGCTGATCGAGATCGACGACGTCGATTTCTGCTACGGCGCCTCGCAGGCGCTGCACGACATCACGCTGAACATCCGCGAGCGCGAGGTCACCGCCTTCATCGGCCCCTCCGGCTGCGGCAAGAGCACGCTGCTCCGCTGCCTCAACCGCATGAACGACCTCATCGACGGCGCGCGCGTGACCACCGGCCAGATCCGCATCGACGGCGTCGACATCCACGACCCGCGCGTCGACGTCATCGAGTTGCGCAAGCGCGTCGGCATGGTCTTCCAGAAGTCGAACCCCTTCCCGAAGTCGATCTACGAGAACATCACCTACGGCCTGCGCATCCAGGGCGTGAAGAACAAGGCGCGCCTCGACGAGGTGGTGGAAAAGAGCCTGCGCGGCGCTGCGTTGTGGGACGAGGTGAAGGACCGCCTCCACCAGAGCGCGCTCGGCCTCTCCGGTGGCCAGCAACAGCGCCTCTGCATCGCTCGCGCCATCGCCGTCGAGCCCGAGATCATCCTCATGGACGAGCCGTGCTCGGCGCTCGATCCCATCGCCACGGCCAAGGTCGAGGAGCTGATCCACGAGTTGAAGTCGAAGTTCACCATCGTCATCGTGACGCACAACATGCAGCAGGCCGCGCGTTGCTCCGACCGCACCGCGTTCTTCTATCTCGGCCGCCTGATCGAATACTCCGAGACCCGCACCATCTTCATGAACCCCGCCAACCCGCAGACCGAGGCCTACGTCTCGGGACGCTTCGGCTGA
- the pstA gene encoding phosphate ABC transporter permease PstA, which yields MTQPSDRLFTQPTFAKRAEATVFWLLRAATYFVLLCAAVIFLDIGVKGGAVIFKTHAPFINTTFLTESPETLNVFELHGEKRQMGDRDFRAFKAEHAAELKDVRVETYVYSAGGIFPNIVGTVLLVVGSMTIALVLGVISAIYLSEYATDGPFIRFLRLAIVNLAGVPSIVYGLFGFGLFVIGLNMGVSLLAGWLTLAFMVLPIIITASEEALRAVPKGYREGSLALGATKLQTIFTNVLPYALPGILTSSVLSIARVAGETAPIMFTAAFVVRDEMPWQVKHAIDFVFQGVMALPYHIYVVASKIPQNDYTRDVQYGTAFVFLFTVAAIAATSVVLRVRLRKKYKW from the coding sequence ATGACGCAGCCCAGCGACCGACTCTTCACCCAGCCGACTTTCGCCAAGCGCGCCGAGGCGACCGTGTTCTGGCTGTTGCGCGCCGCGACGTATTTCGTGCTGCTGTGCGCCGCCGTGATCTTCCTCGATATCGGCGTGAAGGGTGGGGCGGTGATCTTCAAGACCCACGCGCCGTTCATCAACACGACCTTCCTCACCGAGTCGCCGGAGACGCTCAACGTCTTCGAGCTGCACGGCGAGAAACGCCAGATGGGCGACCGCGATTTCCGTGCCTTCAAGGCCGAGCACGCGGCCGAGCTGAAGGACGTCCGCGTCGAGACCTACGTCTATTCGGCCGGCGGCATTTTCCCGAACATCGTCGGCACGGTGCTGCTCGTGGTCGGCTCGATGACCATCGCCCTGGTGCTCGGAGTGATCAGCGCGATCTATCTCAGCGAATACGCGACCGACGGCCCGTTCATCCGCTTCCTGCGTCTCGCGATCGTCAATCTCGCGGGCGTGCCGTCGATCGTCTACGGCCTGTTCGGTTTCGGCCTGTTCGTCATCGGCCTGAACATGGGCGTGTCGCTCCTCGCCGGCTGGCTGACCTTGGCGTTCATGGTGTTGCCGATCATCATCACGGCTTCGGAGGAAGCGCTGCGCGCCGTGCCCAAGGGTTACCGCGAAGGCTCGCTCGCGCTCGGCGCGACGAAGCTCCAGACGATCTTCACCAACGTCCTGCCCTACGCGCTGCCGGGCATCCTCACCTCGTCCGTGCTCTCCATCGCGCGCGTCGCGGGTGAGACGGCGCCGATCATGTTCACCGCGGCGTTCGTCGTGCGCGACGAGATGCCGTGGCAGGTGAAGCACGCCATCGACTTCGTGTTCCAGGGCGTGATGGCGCTGCCGTATCACATCTACGTCGTCGCCTCCAAGATCCCCCAAAACGATTACACGCGCGACGTCCAATACGGCACCGCGTTCGTCTTCCTCTTCACCGTGGCGGCGATCGCCGCGACCTCGGTCGTGCTCCGCGTTCGCCTCCGCAAGAAATACAAATGGTAA
- the pstC gene encoding phosphate ABC transporter permease subunit PstC: MAETATAARPTRLPTSEALLRRQRGWFFGLSGDRVAKVVFQSNAAISILVLALITFTIFRDAVGFVPQNRQNLEIYRLAGLEFTDHLRREVEDYSAFNRYLGAIRSDRFAQLQRSGLSIAAAQAQLADFDAYANRVADAISAHETILGTLTDTATSLKERQKVAQDTAHARADLERALPTATPAHAAELRRQIETLVPETINFRTEVQAMKDQLPEMKTANTALAATLADLAAHAPRFSDAALDARLAHFTELMQQFPAQLAAATKRMETWDQLKPVSFAESLTAFAFGRDWITASFWQDWYGILPLFFGSLLISIIALAIAIPLGIAAAVYVNQVARPVEQRFIKPTIEFVSAIPSVVLGFFGIAVLGESLRKLSQLPALDWVPGFPFSERLNATTAACLLALMAVPTIFSLAEDAINNVPRSFKEASLALGSTRLQTIVHIIIPSALSGIMAAILLGLGRVIGETMVVLLCAGNRIQIPDFTAGIGTAFQPVHTMTGIIAQEMGEVVRGSLHYRALFMVGVLLFLISLLINWLAQKIVRRYRIAAS, from the coding sequence ATGGCCGAAACCGCCACCGCCGCCCGTCCCACCCGTCTCCCGACCAGCGAGGCACTGCTGCGCCGTCAGCGCGGCTGGTTCTTCGGGTTGAGCGGCGATCGCGTCGCGAAGGTCGTCTTCCAAAGCAACGCGGCGATCTCGATCCTCGTGCTGGCGCTGATCACCTTCACGATCTTCCGCGATGCCGTCGGCTTCGTGCCGCAGAACCGGCAAAACCTCGAGATCTACCGCCTCGCCGGCCTCGAATTCACCGACCACCTGCGCCGCGAAGTGGAGGACTATTCGGCTTTCAATCGCTACCTCGGCGCGATCCGCTCCGACCGTTTCGCACAACTCCAGCGCTCCGGCCTGTCCATCGCCGCCGCACAGGCGCAACTCGCCGACTTCGACGCCTACGCGAATCGCGTCGCCGACGCGATCTCCGCGCACGAGACGATCCTCGGCACGCTGACCGACACCGCGACCTCCCTCAAGGAACGCCAGAAAGTCGCGCAAGACACCGCCCACGCCCGCGCCGACCTCGAACGCGCGCTGCCCACCGCCACGCCGGCGCACGCCGCGGAGTTGCGCCGCCAGATCGAGACCCTCGTCCCCGAGACGATCAACTTCCGCACCGAAGTGCAGGCGATGAAGGACCAGCTCCCGGAGATGAAGACCGCCAACACGGCCCTCGCCGCCACGCTCGCCGACCTCGCCGCGCACGCGCCGCGCTTCAGCGACGCCGCGCTCGATGCGCGCCTCGCGCATTTCACCGAGCTGATGCAGCAGTTTCCCGCGCAGCTCGCGGCCGCCACCAAACGCATGGAAACGTGGGACCAGCTGAAGCCGGTCTCGTTCGCGGAATCCCTGACGGCATTCGCGTTCGGGCGCGACTGGATCACGGCGAGCTTCTGGCAGGACTGGTATGGCATCCTGCCCCTGTTCTTCGGTTCGCTGCTCATCTCGATCATTGCGCTGGCGATCGCCATTCCGCTCGGCATCGCGGCCGCCGTCTACGTCAATCAAGTCGCGCGCCCGGTGGAGCAGCGCTTCATCAAGCCCACCATCGAATTCGTCTCCGCCATCCCGAGCGTCGTGCTCGGCTTCTTCGGCATCGCCGTCCTCGGCGAATCGTTGCGCAAGCTCTCGCAACTGCCCGCGCTCGATTGGGTGCCGGGCTTTCCGTTCTCCGAGCGCCTGAACGCTACCACCGCCGCGTGCCTGCTCGCGCTCATGGCCGTGCCGACGATCTTTTCGCTCGCCGAGGACGCGATCAACAACGTGCCGCGCTCCTTCAAGGAGGCGTCGCTCGCGCTCGGCTCCACGCGCCTGCAGACCATCGTGCACATCATCATCCCGTCCGCGCTGTCGGGCATCATGGCCGCCATCCTCCTCGGCCTCGGTCGCGTGATCGGCGAGACCATGGTCGTGTTGCTCTGCGCGGGTAACCGGATTCAGATCCCCGACTTCACCGCCGGCATCGGCACGGCGTTCCAACCGGTGCACACGATGACCGGCATCATCGCGCAGGAGATGGGCGAAGTCGTCCGCGGCAGCCTGCACTACCGCGCGCTGTTCATGGTCGGCGTGTTGCTCTTCCTGATTTCCCTCCTGATCAACTGGCTCGCGCAGAAAATCGTGCGCCGCTACCGCATCGCCGCCTCATGA
- a CDS encoding phosphate ABC transporter substrate-binding protein has translation MKKSILLLAAVATAATLSAQKIVIKGSDTLGAKLVPMLAEDYKASHPGVAFEIAAEGSTTGIAAIIDGTAQIGMSSRRAKPTELSAGTAKGVTMKPTIVAYDGIGVIVNQGNSVGTLTKRQVEQIFTGEITDWSQVGGNPGKISIYTRNTSSGTYSDFKELAMKKRDYAGSSQKMAGNEQIAAEVAKNPNGIGYVGLAYLHDPGIKTVSIEGALPTEESVIAKKYPYARPTFYYTNGEPSGEAAKFLEFTLSDEGQKTVRKVGFVPVRALN, from the coding sequence ATCAAAAAATCGATTCTCCTCCTCGCCGCGGTCGCCACCGCGGCCACGCTCTCCGCCCAGAAGATCGTCATCAAGGGCTCCGACACGCTCGGCGCGAAGCTCGTGCCGATGCTCGCCGAAGACTACAAGGCCAGCCACCCCGGCGTGGCCTTCGAAATCGCCGCTGAAGGTTCGACCACCGGCATCGCCGCCATCATCGACGGCACGGCCCAGATCGGCATGTCGTCCCGCCGCGCGAAGCCGACGGAGCTTTCCGCCGGCACCGCGAAAGGCGTCACGATGAAGCCCACGATCGTCGCTTACGACGGCATCGGCGTCATCGTCAACCAGGGCAACTCGGTCGGCACGCTCACCAAGCGCCAGGTCGAACAGATCTTCACCGGCGAAATCACCGACTGGTCCCAAGTCGGCGGTAACCCGGGCAAGATCTCGATCTACACCCGCAACACGTCCTCCGGCACCTACTCCGACTTCAAGGAGCTCGCGATGAAGAAGCGCGACTACGCCGGTTCCTCCCAGAAGATGGCCGGTAACGAGCAGATCGCCGCCGAAGTGGCCAAGAACCCGAACGGCATCGGCTACGTCGGCCTCGCCTACCTCCACGACCCCGGCATCAAGACCGTGTCGATCGAGGGCGCGCTGCCGACCGAGGAGAGCGTGATCGCCAAGAAGTATCCCTACGCCCGCCCGACGTTCTACTACACCAACGGCGAGCCGAGCGGCGAAGCGGCCAAGTTCCTCGAGTTCACCCTCAGCGACGAGGGCCAGAAGACGGTCCGCAAGGTCGGCTTCGTGCCGGTCCGCGCGCTCAACTGA
- a CDS encoding porin, producing MLNLKSKLLATAAALFAASVALAQDSGPLIDLLVKKGLIQDQEAEELRAELARDASAGILSTISGGKSTVGLSLSGRLQIQYAGLGTDIDGAASQPAPTSHFFLRRIYFGVKANLGNGWSSTFNYDFAGSTFDQAFVTWRKDDALSVDVGFRKAPIGLEEWYTSSGSLKAIERSPATRYFVESNNGRRLGAGSYRIGVFASGKFDNGVFYTVAATNPERNEDGTAGVTSAGSSANNSLSYWGNLGYTKKLESGLTYTVAGSFGLLPDQGGPSNTGLGKGDDMAVYSVWGTVANGPFEVIGEYFWGTVDHGINASRDAEPKAYYLQPSYKISDTLEATVRYTEVNAGARGVNLSDGIRSAPGGGTMKNMTEWYYGLTWFFRGNDAKLQLGYIHGESKDTVTGASAKATTDGIRSQMQINF from the coding sequence ATGCTGAACCTGAAATCCAAACTGCTCGCGACTGCCGCCGCGCTCTTCGCCGCCAGCGTCGCGCTCGCTCAAGATAGCGGTCCCTTGATTGATCTGCTGGTCAAGAAGGGTCTGATCCAAGACCAGGAGGCGGAAGAGCTCCGTGCCGAACTCGCGCGCGACGCGAGCGCCGGCATCCTCTCCACGATCTCCGGCGGCAAGAGCACGGTCGGCCTGTCGCTCAGCGGCCGCCTGCAAATCCAGTATGCCGGTCTCGGCACGGATATCGACGGCGCCGCCAGCCAGCCGGCTCCCACCAGCCACTTTTTCCTTCGCCGCATTTATTTTGGCGTGAAGGCCAATCTCGGCAACGGCTGGAGCAGCACGTTCAACTACGACTTCGCCGGCTCGACCTTCGACCAGGCCTTCGTCACCTGGCGCAAGGACGACGCACTCTCCGTCGACGTCGGCTTCCGCAAGGCTCCGATCGGTCTCGAGGAATGGTATACCTCCAGCGGCAGCCTGAAGGCGATCGAGCGTTCGCCCGCCACCCGCTACTTCGTCGAGAGCAACAACGGCCGCCGTCTCGGCGCCGGCAGCTATCGCATCGGCGTGTTCGCCAGCGGCAAATTCGACAACGGCGTCTTCTACACCGTCGCCGCCACCAATCCCGAGCGCAACGAGGACGGCACCGCCGGCGTGACCAGCGCGGGCAGCAGCGCGAACAACAGTCTCTCCTACTGGGGTAATCTCGGCTACACGAAGAAACTCGAGAGCGGCCTGACCTACACGGTCGCCGGCTCGTTCGGCCTCCTGCCCGACCAGGGCGGCCCGTCCAACACCGGCCTCGGCAAGGGCGATGACATGGCGGTCTACTCGGTCTGGGGCACGGTGGCCAACGGACCGTTCGAGGTCATCGGCGAATACTTCTGGGGCACGGTCGATCACGGCATCAACGCCTCCCGCGACGCCGAGCCGAAAGCCTATTACCTGCAGCCCTCCTACAAGATTTCGGACACCCTCGAAGCCACCGTCCGCTACACCGAAGTCAACGCGGGCGCTCGCGGCGTGAATCTCAGCGACGGCATCCGCTCGGCTCCGGGCGGCGGCACGATGAAGAACATGACCGAGTGGTATTACGGCCTCACTTGGTTCTTCCGCGGCAACGACGCCAAGCTCCAGCTCGGCTACATCCACGGCGAGTCCAAGGACACCGTCACCGGCGCCTCCGCCAAGGCCACCACCGACGGCATCCGCTCGCAGATGCAGATCAACTTCTAA